One segment of Anopheles stephensi strain Indian chromosome 3, UCI_ANSTEP_V1.0, whole genome shotgun sequence DNA contains the following:
- the LOC118511419 gene encoding uncharacterized protein LOC118511419 isoform X2, with the protein MPRRLADGCTVNCCVLSFISLLLLLTGTGEVRGHVSEPSSAGNSNSIRTVMDLMEVMLNRNILDMLKNGGFDFREPARIFLPPKFYSVVPLDPGHMSPDQILTHGHTVPLSVAFGGKADQQQQQQQPLKPDGAVAEDSPQRAGWSVSDEGGGSRINLISYSDGKVTTAGGLGGGRRPAVTNKGSETLEKNVATNGLVGTVVPAMVRTNFQERINGKEMTPANGERWQPSLTTSITDQTVSQNVGRTLPTSGRVGRLTGSGGSTTDRLRSALPGEPDVDYPILGSVPTTQFSCDKRHHGYYADVEARCQVFRVCANTDSTGRGFAFLCPNGTLFNQRHLVCDWYMNVRCEESESLYHVNEAIGRMAGGRSMVSDNPRDMMSVVMSMVTYPMRSLMDMMDGVGVIEERFEGGEKERPQEQVKVSPSVGRSDGFVTPGAGLQPPPFAKVRYSGDLDDYSPEVTNYEAGVSPSVGPQTNRGTENAYRPMLDNVYVSSLGTLSTDRDSGFDPARSTLLNKPADGVAQSYGGPQTDSFGVSDVNQPKYTSPFATDIELVKADLVHSWNDQPTPLKLSPVSQTLPQQTPTSQHTPIQPPHQTTHSVPKQGSILPPTGVLPPSTSLTRTVLIGGNRKYTNPSASAAGHRFAPVRKVLPIQKVTVVPENTYQMQSNSYTRAQNFYPTSYPTPSVYRGDSVQPTYVRPANLPYTAPSRTHAAHQYRAHTVPVGYNRVSSSSTPYSQQLLRRSDVLSAIPASTNVSPRRYKTTTVLQVVPSLSFYLNDAQEKRAFDEAVRQGLFDERRRRAYTSYDVPLGSVGRLWRKA; encoded by the exons GCTGTGTGCTGAGCTTCATCtcactgctactgctgttgaCCGGAACCGGGGAAGTACGTGGCCATGTGAGTGAACCGAGCAGCGCCGGCAACAGCAACTCCATCCGAACGGTAATGGATCTGATGGAGGTGATGCTGAATCGGAACATTCTGGATATGTTGAAAAACGGTGGCTTTGACTTCCGGGAGCCGGCTCGCATCTTTCTCCCGCCAAAGTTTTACTCCGTCGTACCGCTCGACCCGGGTCACATGAGCCCGGACCAGATCCTAACGCACGGGCATACCGTCCCATTGTCGGTGGCATTTGGTGGAAAAGCcgatcaacaacagcaacagcagcaaccgctgAAGCCAGATGGTGCTGTGGCCGAAGATAGCCCACAGAGAGCTGGCTGGAGCGTGTCGGACGAAGGGGGCGGTAGCAGGATCAACTTGATTTCGTATTCCGATGGCAAAGTGACGACAGCCGGCGGATTGGGCGGTGGTAGACGCCCGGCGGTGACCAATAAGGGAAGCGAAACATTAGAGAAAAATGTCGCTACAAATGGGCTTGTGGGTACCGTGGTGCCGGCGATGGTGAGAACGAATTTTCAAGAACGAATCAACGGAAAGGAAATGACGCCAGCAAATGGCGAGCGGTGGCAGCCGTCCCTAACGACCTCGATAACGGATCAAACGGTGTCACAAAATGTCGGCCGCACACTTCCGACATCCGGCCGGGTGGGAAGGCTCACCGGCAGTGGAGGAAG TACGACGGATCGGCTACGTTCGGCACTGCCCGGTGAACCGGATGTCGATTATCCGATATTGGGCAGCGTACCAACGACTCAGTTTAGCTGCGATAAGCGCCATCATG GTTATTATGCCGACGTTGAGGCCCGCTGCCAAGTGTTCCGTGTGTGCGCCAACACCGATTCGACCGGGCGTGGATTCGCTTTCCTCTGCCCGAACGGAACACTCTTCAACCAGCGCCATCTGGTGTGCGATTGGTACATGAACGTGCGGTGCGAGGAGAGCGAAAGTCTGTACCACGTGAACGAAGCTATCGGCCGGATGGCGGGTGGGCGATCGATGGTGAGCGATAATCCGCGCGATATGATGAGCGTAGTCATGTCGATGGTTACCTACCCGATGCGCTCGCTGATGGACATGATGGATGGGGTGGGCGTGATTGAGGAGCGTTTCGAGGGTGGTGAAAAGGAGCGACCACAGGAGCAGGTTAAAGTGTCACCGTCTGTGGGAAGAAGCGATGGGTTCGTGACCCCTGGAGCAGGtttgcaaccaccaccattcgcGAAAGTGAGATATTCGGGAGACTTGGACGATTACAGTCCAGAGGTGACGAATTACGAGGCAGGTGTCAGTCCTTCCGTTGGACCTCAGACGAATCGAGGAACGGAGAATGCATACCGTCCCATGCTGGACAATGTGTATGTGTCGAGTCTGGGAACATTGTCCACCGATCGGGATTCGGGATTTGATCCGGCAAGGTCAACGTTGCTCAATAAACCGGCGGACGGAGTAGCTCAGTCGTATGGAGGTCCTCAAACGGACTCGTTCGGAGTTAGCGATGTG AACCAGCCAAAATATACCAGCCCCTTTGCCACGGATATCGAGCTGGTAAAGGCAGATTTGGTGCATTCCTGGAACGACCAACCAACTCCCTTAAAGCTAAGCCCAGTGTCACAAACATTACCACAGCAAACGCCAACTTCTCAGCACACACCAATTCAACCACCTCATCAAACAACGCACAGCGTCCCGAAGCAAGGATCAATACTCCCACCGACCGGTGTTTTACCACCGTCCACATCCCTAACACGCACCGTATTGATCGGTGGCAACAGAAAGTACACTAACCCAtccgcttctgctgctggccaTCGGTTTGCCCCGGTGCGCAAAGTGCTTCCCATCCAGAAGGTGACCGTTGTACCGGAAAACACGTACCAGATGCAAAGCAACTCCTACACACGGGCGCAAAACTTCTACCCTACCAGCTATCCAACGCCCTCGGTGTACAGAGGCGATTCCGTTCAGCCAACGTATGTTCGACCGGCAAACTTACCTTATACTGCCCCCAGCAGAACACATGCTGCTCATCAGTACAGGGCGCACACTGTTCCGGTGGGGTACAATCGggtcagcagcagtagtacaCCTTACAGCCAGCAACTTCTACGCAGAAGCGATGTACTATCGGCGATTCCGGCTTCAACGAACGTGAGTCCACGCCGGTACAAAACGACTACCGTATTGCAGGTGGTACCTTCGCTTAGCTTTTACCTGAACGATGCCCAAGAAAAGCGAGCGTTCGATGAAGCCGTCCGGCAAGGGTTGTTTGACGAACGAAGACGTCGGGCCTACACATCGTACGATGTGCCGCTGGGCAGTGTGGGACGACTTTGGCGAAAGGCTTAG
- the LOC118511419 gene encoding uncharacterized protein LOC118511419 isoform X1: MPRRLADGCTVNCCVLSFISLLLLLTGTGEVRGHVSEPSSAGNSNSIRTVMDLMEVMLNRNILDMLKNGGFDFREPARIFLPPKFYSVVPLDPGHMSPDQILTHGHTVPLSVAFGGKADQQQQQQQPLKPDGAVAEDSPQRAGWSVSDEGGGSRINLISYSDGKVTTAGGLGGGRRPAVTNKGSETLEKNVATNGLVGTVVPAMVRTNFQERINGKEMTPANGERWQPSLTTSITDQTVSQNVGRTLPTSGRVGRLTGSGGSSTTDRLRSALPGEPDVDYPILGSVPTTQFSCDKRHHGYYADVEARCQVFRVCANTDSTGRGFAFLCPNGTLFNQRHLVCDWYMNVRCEESESLYHVNEAIGRMAGGRSMVSDNPRDMMSVVMSMVTYPMRSLMDMMDGVGVIEERFEGGEKERPQEQVKVSPSVGRSDGFVTPGAGLQPPPFAKVRYSGDLDDYSPEVTNYEAGVSPSVGPQTNRGTENAYRPMLDNVYVSSLGTLSTDRDSGFDPARSTLLNKPADGVAQSYGGPQTDSFGVSDVNQPKYTSPFATDIELVKADLVHSWNDQPTPLKLSPVSQTLPQQTPTSQHTPIQPPHQTTHSVPKQGSILPPTGVLPPSTSLTRTVLIGGNRKYTNPSASAAGHRFAPVRKVLPIQKVTVVPENTYQMQSNSYTRAQNFYPTSYPTPSVYRGDSVQPTYVRPANLPYTAPSRTHAAHQYRAHTVPVGYNRVSSSSTPYSQQLLRRSDVLSAIPASTNVSPRRYKTTTVLQVVPSLSFYLNDAQEKRAFDEAVRQGLFDERRRRAYTSYDVPLGSVGRLWRKA; the protein is encoded by the exons GCTGTGTGCTGAGCTTCATCtcactgctactgctgttgaCCGGAACCGGGGAAGTACGTGGCCATGTGAGTGAACCGAGCAGCGCCGGCAACAGCAACTCCATCCGAACGGTAATGGATCTGATGGAGGTGATGCTGAATCGGAACATTCTGGATATGTTGAAAAACGGTGGCTTTGACTTCCGGGAGCCGGCTCGCATCTTTCTCCCGCCAAAGTTTTACTCCGTCGTACCGCTCGACCCGGGTCACATGAGCCCGGACCAGATCCTAACGCACGGGCATACCGTCCCATTGTCGGTGGCATTTGGTGGAAAAGCcgatcaacaacagcaacagcagcaaccgctgAAGCCAGATGGTGCTGTGGCCGAAGATAGCCCACAGAGAGCTGGCTGGAGCGTGTCGGACGAAGGGGGCGGTAGCAGGATCAACTTGATTTCGTATTCCGATGGCAAAGTGACGACAGCCGGCGGATTGGGCGGTGGTAGACGCCCGGCGGTGACCAATAAGGGAAGCGAAACATTAGAGAAAAATGTCGCTACAAATGGGCTTGTGGGTACCGTGGTGCCGGCGATGGTGAGAACGAATTTTCAAGAACGAATCAACGGAAAGGAAATGACGCCAGCAAATGGCGAGCGGTGGCAGCCGTCCCTAACGACCTCGATAACGGATCAAACGGTGTCACAAAATGTCGGCCGCACACTTCCGACATCCGGCCGGGTGGGAAGGCTCACCGGCAGTGGAGGAAG CAGTACGACGGATCGGCTACGTTCGGCACTGCCCGGTGAACCGGATGTCGATTATCCGATATTGGGCAGCGTACCAACGACTCAGTTTAGCTGCGATAAGCGCCATCATG GTTATTATGCCGACGTTGAGGCCCGCTGCCAAGTGTTCCGTGTGTGCGCCAACACCGATTCGACCGGGCGTGGATTCGCTTTCCTCTGCCCGAACGGAACACTCTTCAACCAGCGCCATCTGGTGTGCGATTGGTACATGAACGTGCGGTGCGAGGAGAGCGAAAGTCTGTACCACGTGAACGAAGCTATCGGCCGGATGGCGGGTGGGCGATCGATGGTGAGCGATAATCCGCGCGATATGATGAGCGTAGTCATGTCGATGGTTACCTACCCGATGCGCTCGCTGATGGACATGATGGATGGGGTGGGCGTGATTGAGGAGCGTTTCGAGGGTGGTGAAAAGGAGCGACCACAGGAGCAGGTTAAAGTGTCACCGTCTGTGGGAAGAAGCGATGGGTTCGTGACCCCTGGAGCAGGtttgcaaccaccaccattcgcGAAAGTGAGATATTCGGGAGACTTGGACGATTACAGTCCAGAGGTGACGAATTACGAGGCAGGTGTCAGTCCTTCCGTTGGACCTCAGACGAATCGAGGAACGGAGAATGCATACCGTCCCATGCTGGACAATGTGTATGTGTCGAGTCTGGGAACATTGTCCACCGATCGGGATTCGGGATTTGATCCGGCAAGGTCAACGTTGCTCAATAAACCGGCGGACGGAGTAGCTCAGTCGTATGGAGGTCCTCAAACGGACTCGTTCGGAGTTAGCGATGTG AACCAGCCAAAATATACCAGCCCCTTTGCCACGGATATCGAGCTGGTAAAGGCAGATTTGGTGCATTCCTGGAACGACCAACCAACTCCCTTAAAGCTAAGCCCAGTGTCACAAACATTACCACAGCAAACGCCAACTTCTCAGCACACACCAATTCAACCACCTCATCAAACAACGCACAGCGTCCCGAAGCAAGGATCAATACTCCCACCGACCGGTGTTTTACCACCGTCCACATCCCTAACACGCACCGTATTGATCGGTGGCAACAGAAAGTACACTAACCCAtccgcttctgctgctggccaTCGGTTTGCCCCGGTGCGCAAAGTGCTTCCCATCCAGAAGGTGACCGTTGTACCGGAAAACACGTACCAGATGCAAAGCAACTCCTACACACGGGCGCAAAACTTCTACCCTACCAGCTATCCAACGCCCTCGGTGTACAGAGGCGATTCCGTTCAGCCAACGTATGTTCGACCGGCAAACTTACCTTATACTGCCCCCAGCAGAACACATGCTGCTCATCAGTACAGGGCGCACACTGTTCCGGTGGGGTACAATCGggtcagcagcagtagtacaCCTTACAGCCAGCAACTTCTACGCAGAAGCGATGTACTATCGGCGATTCCGGCTTCAACGAACGTGAGTCCACGCCGGTACAAAACGACTACCGTATTGCAGGTGGTACCTTCGCTTAGCTTTTACCTGAACGATGCCCAAGAAAAGCGAGCGTTCGATGAAGCCGTCCGGCAAGGGTTGTTTGACGAACGAAGACGTCGGGCCTACACATCGTACGATGTGCCGCTGGGCAGTGTGGGACGACTTTGGCGAAAGGCTTAG